One Anolis carolinensis isolate JA03-04 chromosome 4, rAnoCar3.1.pri, whole genome shotgun sequence DNA window includes the following coding sequences:
- the urod gene encoding uroporphyrinogen decarboxylase, with translation MEKNGPIAPTGFPVLKNDTFLRAAQGEETEYTPVWCMRQAGRYLPEFRETRAAQDFFATCRSPETCCELTLQPLRRFPLDAAIIFSDILVVPQALGMEVVMVPGKGPTFPEPLKGVEDLLKLRQKVDVAAELGYVFQAITLTRHRLEGKVPLIGFSGAPWTLMSYMIEGGGSNTMAKAKAWLYRHPEASHRLLTLLADVIADYLVGQVAAGAQALQLFESHAGHLGPEQFSEFCLLYIRSIAKQVKTKLHENAMPVVPLIIFAKDAHYALEDLAQSGYDVIGLDWTIRPEDARQRIGKDITLQGNLDPCALYAPKEKIGELVKRMLDGFGTQRYIANLGHGLYPDMSPEHVGAFVDAVHAHSRHLNKHN, from the exons ATGGAGAAGAACGGGCCGATTGC ACCCACAGGATTCCCCGTACTTAAGAATGATACTTTCCTCCGTGCAGCACAGGGGGAAGAGACAGAATACACCCCGGTTTGGTGCATGAGACAGGCAGGAAGGTACCTCCCAG AGTTCCGTGAAACCCGAGCTGCTCAGGATTTCTTTGCGACTTGTCGGTCACCAGAGACATGTTGTGAACTCACTTTGCAG CCTTTGCGTCGTTTTCCTCTTGATGCTGCCATCATTTTCTCAGACATCTTGGTGGTGCCTCAG GCGCTGGGCATGGAGGTGGTGATGGTGCCTGGCAAAGGGCCCACCTTCCCGGAGCCATTGAAGGGTGTGGAGGATCTGCTGAAGCTTCGCCAGAAAGTGGATGTGGCAGCAGAACTAGGCTATGTCTTCCAGGCCATCACATTAACGCGGCACAGATTGGAAGGGAAGGTGCCTCTGATTGGCTTCTCTGGCGCTCCA TGGACACTGATGTCTTATATGATTGAAGGTGGCGGCTCCAACACAATGGCCAAGGCCAAGGCCTGGCTGTACCGTCATCCTGAAGCCAGCCATCGCCTGCTCACACTATTAGCTGATGTAATTGCGGATTACCTGGTGGGACAGGTGGCTGCAGGTGCTCAG GCCCTGCAGCTTTTTGAGTCCCATGCTGGACATCTGGGACCAGAACAGTTTTCAGAGTTTTGCCTCCTATATATCCGGTCCATTGCCAAGCAAGTGAAAACTAAGCTGCATGAAAATGCCATGCCTGTAGTTCCTCTG ATCATCTTTGCCAAGGACGCACACTATGCACTGGAGGACTTGGCACAATCTGGGTATGATGTGATTGGTCTGGACTGGACAATCCGTCCTGAGGACGCTCG CCAACGTATAGGAAAGGATATTACCTTACAAGGGAATTTGGACCCATGTGCTCTTTATGCCCCAAAG GAGAAGATTGGGGAGCTGGTGAAAAGGATGTTGGACGGCTTCGGCACACAGCGATATATTGCGAATCTGGGCCACGGTCTCTATCCTGACATGAGTCCAGAACATGTGGGGGCCTTTGTGGATGCTGTCCATGCACACTCTCGCCACCTcaataaacataattaa